One window of Manihot esculenta cultivar AM560-2 chromosome 17, M.esculenta_v8, whole genome shotgun sequence genomic DNA carries:
- the LOC110604779 gene encoding pectin acetylesterase 7 isoform X3, with product MRTEMGDSRFGHQWCFLLFLVCLLLLKAEGGSIPITIVETAKAKGAVCLDGSPPAYHMVEGSGSGINNWLVHMEGGGWCGDIESCLERKDTYKGSSSKMEKIMGFSGLLGEKQASNPDFYNWNRIKIKYCDGSSFTGDVETVDPKNQLYFRGDRIWQAVIDDLLAKGMKNAQNAILSGCSAGGLAAILHCDRFKSLLPATAKVGCVSDAGYFIHGKDVAGGFEIENFFGRIVGLHGSVKSLPPSCTSKMKPEMCFFPQYVAQSMETPLFVLNPAYDFWQLKNIMAPSAVDPKGTWKSCKFDITKCSADQLKTVQDYRTQFLNALSSGAGSKPANGYFIDSCYAHCQSGATATWFDSKSPQVNKTKIGTAVGDWFFNRAKIEKIDCPYPCNPTCVKVDSDS from the exons ATGCG AACTGAAATGGGTGATTCAAGATTTGGTCATCAATGGTGTTTTCTTCTATTTCTAGTCTGCTTGTTACTGCTCAAAGCAGAAGGAGGTAGCATTCCTATCACTATTGTTGAAACTGCAAAAGCTAAAGGAGCTG TTTGTTTGGATGGAAGTCCACCAGCTTACCACATGGTTGAGGGATCTGGTTCTGGGATTAACAACTGGTTGGTGCATATGGag GGAGGAGGATGGTGTGGTGATATTGAAAGCTGCTTAGAAAGAAAGGACACTTACAAGGGTTCATCTTCAAAAATGGAGAAGATAATGGGTTTCTCTGGCTTACTGGGGGAAAAACAAGCATCTAATCCGg ATTTTTACAACTGGAATAGAATCAAGATCAAGTACTGTGATGGGTCATCCTTTACTGGTGATGTGGAAACAGTTGATCCT AAAAATCAACTAtacttcagaggagacaggattTGGCAAgctgttattgatgatttattgGCCAAAGGGATGAAAAATGCTCAAAAT GCTATTCTTTCCGGCTGCTCAGCTGGTGGATTGGCTGCTATTCTGCATTGTGATAGATTCAAATCTCTCCTACCTGCTACTGCTAAAGTAGGATGTGTTTCTGATGCTGGTTATTTTATTCATGG AAAGGATGTTGCTGGTGGGTTTGAAATCGAAAATTTCTTCGGTCGAATAGTTGGCTTACAT GGATCAGTAAAGAGCCTTCCTCCATCTTGCACTTCAAAAATGAAACCAGAAATG TGTTTCTTCCCACAATATGTGGCTCAGAGTATGGAAACTCCACTTTTTGTCCTGAATCCAGCCTATGATTTCTGGCAG TTAAAGAATATTATGGCACCTAGTGCTGTTGATCCTAAAGGAACTTGGAAGAGCTGCAAATTTGACATAACAAAGTGCTCAGCTGATCAACTCAAAACTGTGCAAG ATTACAGGACGCAATTCTTAAATGCATTGAGTTCTGGAGCAGGCAGCAAACCAGCCAATGGATATTTTATTGATTCTTGCTATGCACACTGCCAATCTGGAGCAACTGCTACTTGGTTTGATTCCAAGTCTCCTCAAGTGAACAAGACT aaaatcgGAACTGCAGTGGGAGACTGGTTTTTCAATCGAGCCAAAATTGAGAAGATCGATTGCCCTTATCCTTGCAATCCAACCTGTGTGAAAGTTGATTCTGATTCATAA
- the LOC110604779 gene encoding pectin acetylesterase 7 isoform X1, translating into MNGSREKKEDLERIFSSFFSDHSSETLSFFSFSRIYSSLLTLTEMGDSRFGHQWCFLLFLVCLLLLKAEGGSIPITIVETAKAKGAVCLDGSPPAYHMVEGSGSGINNWLVHMEGGGWCGDIESCLERKDTYKGSSSKMEKIMGFSGLLGEKQASNPDFYNWNRIKIKYCDGSSFTGDVETVDPKNQLYFRGDRIWQAVIDDLLAKGMKNAQNAILSGCSAGGLAAILHCDRFKSLLPATAKVGCVSDAGYFIHGKDVAGGFEIENFFGRIVGLHGSVKSLPPSCTSKMKPEMCFFPQYVAQSMETPLFVLNPAYDFWQLKNIMAPSAVDPKGTWKSCKFDITKCSADQLKTVQDYRTQFLNALSSGAGSKPANGYFIDSCYAHCQSGATATWFDSKSPQVNKTKIGTAVGDWFFNRAKIEKIDCPYPCNPTCVKVDSDS; encoded by the exons ATGAACGGATCAAGAGAAAAGAAGGAAGATTTGGAGCGGATCTTCAGCTCCTTTTTTTCTGATCATTCTTCGGAGACCCTTTCTTTTTTCAGCTTCTCCCGCATTTATAGCTCTCTCCTAACTtt AACTGAAATGGGTGATTCAAGATTTGGTCATCAATGGTGTTTTCTTCTATTTCTAGTCTGCTTGTTACTGCTCAAAGCAGAAGGAGGTAGCATTCCTATCACTATTGTTGAAACTGCAAAAGCTAAAGGAGCTG TTTGTTTGGATGGAAGTCCACCAGCTTACCACATGGTTGAGGGATCTGGTTCTGGGATTAACAACTGGTTGGTGCATATGGag GGAGGAGGATGGTGTGGTGATATTGAAAGCTGCTTAGAAAGAAAGGACACTTACAAGGGTTCATCTTCAAAAATGGAGAAGATAATGGGTTTCTCTGGCTTACTGGGGGAAAAACAAGCATCTAATCCGg ATTTTTACAACTGGAATAGAATCAAGATCAAGTACTGTGATGGGTCATCCTTTACTGGTGATGTGGAAACAGTTGATCCT AAAAATCAACTAtacttcagaggagacaggattTGGCAAgctgttattgatgatttattgGCCAAAGGGATGAAAAATGCTCAAAAT GCTATTCTTTCCGGCTGCTCAGCTGGTGGATTGGCTGCTATTCTGCATTGTGATAGATTCAAATCTCTCCTACCTGCTACTGCTAAAGTAGGATGTGTTTCTGATGCTGGTTATTTTATTCATGG AAAGGATGTTGCTGGTGGGTTTGAAATCGAAAATTTCTTCGGTCGAATAGTTGGCTTACAT GGATCAGTAAAGAGCCTTCCTCCATCTTGCACTTCAAAAATGAAACCAGAAATG TGTTTCTTCCCACAATATGTGGCTCAGAGTATGGAAACTCCACTTTTTGTCCTGAATCCAGCCTATGATTTCTGGCAG TTAAAGAATATTATGGCACCTAGTGCTGTTGATCCTAAAGGAACTTGGAAGAGCTGCAAATTTGACATAACAAAGTGCTCAGCTGATCAACTCAAAACTGTGCAAG ATTACAGGACGCAATTCTTAAATGCATTGAGTTCTGGAGCAGGCAGCAAACCAGCCAATGGATATTTTATTGATTCTTGCTATGCACACTGCCAATCTGGAGCAACTGCTACTTGGTTTGATTCCAAGTCTCCTCAAGTGAACAAGACT aaaatcgGAACTGCAGTGGGAGACTGGTTTTTCAATCGAGCCAAAATTGAGAAGATCGATTGCCCTTATCCTTGCAATCCAACCTGTGTGAAAGTTGATTCTGATTCATAA
- the LOC110604779 gene encoding pectin acetylesterase 7 isoform X2, translated as MNGSREKKEDLERIFSSFFSDHSSETLSFFSFSRIYSSLLTLTEMGDSRFGHQWCFLLFLVCLLLLKAEGGSIPITIVETAKAKGAVCLDGSPPAYHMVEGSGSGINNWLVHMEGGGWCGDIESCLERKDTYKGSSSKMEKIMGFSGLLGEKQASNPDFYNWNRIKIKYCDGSSFTGDVETVDPKNQLYFRGDRIWQAVIDDLLAKGMKNAQNAILSGCSAGGLAAILHCDRFKSLLPATAKVGCVSDAGYFIHGKDVAGGFEIENFFGRIVGLHGSVKSLPPSCTSKMKPEMLKNIMAPSAVDPKGTWKSCKFDITKCSADQLKTVQDYRTQFLNALSSGAGSKPANGYFIDSCYAHCQSGATATWFDSKSPQVNKTKIGTAVGDWFFNRAKIEKIDCPYPCNPTCVKVDSDS; from the exons ATGAACGGATCAAGAGAAAAGAAGGAAGATTTGGAGCGGATCTTCAGCTCCTTTTTTTCTGATCATTCTTCGGAGACCCTTTCTTTTTTCAGCTTCTCCCGCATTTATAGCTCTCTCCTAACTtt AACTGAAATGGGTGATTCAAGATTTGGTCATCAATGGTGTTTTCTTCTATTTCTAGTCTGCTTGTTACTGCTCAAAGCAGAAGGAGGTAGCATTCCTATCACTATTGTTGAAACTGCAAAAGCTAAAGGAGCTG TTTGTTTGGATGGAAGTCCACCAGCTTACCACATGGTTGAGGGATCTGGTTCTGGGATTAACAACTGGTTGGTGCATATGGag GGAGGAGGATGGTGTGGTGATATTGAAAGCTGCTTAGAAAGAAAGGACACTTACAAGGGTTCATCTTCAAAAATGGAGAAGATAATGGGTTTCTCTGGCTTACTGGGGGAAAAACAAGCATCTAATCCGg ATTTTTACAACTGGAATAGAATCAAGATCAAGTACTGTGATGGGTCATCCTTTACTGGTGATGTGGAAACAGTTGATCCT AAAAATCAACTAtacttcagaggagacaggattTGGCAAgctgttattgatgatttattgGCCAAAGGGATGAAAAATGCTCAAAAT GCTATTCTTTCCGGCTGCTCAGCTGGTGGATTGGCTGCTATTCTGCATTGTGATAGATTCAAATCTCTCCTACCTGCTACTGCTAAAGTAGGATGTGTTTCTGATGCTGGTTATTTTATTCATGG AAAGGATGTTGCTGGTGGGTTTGAAATCGAAAATTTCTTCGGTCGAATAGTTGGCTTACAT GGATCAGTAAAGAGCCTTCCTCCATCTTGCACTTCAAAAATGAAACCAGAAATG TTAAAGAATATTATGGCACCTAGTGCTGTTGATCCTAAAGGAACTTGGAAGAGCTGCAAATTTGACATAACAAAGTGCTCAGCTGATCAACTCAAAACTGTGCAAG ATTACAGGACGCAATTCTTAAATGCATTGAGTTCTGGAGCAGGCAGCAAACCAGCCAATGGATATTTTATTGATTCTTGCTATGCACACTGCCAATCTGGAGCAACTGCTACTTGGTTTGATTCCAAGTCTCCTCAAGTGAACAAGACT aaaatcgGAACTGCAGTGGGAGACTGGTTTTTCAATCGAGCCAAAATTGAGAAGATCGATTGCCCTTATCCTTGCAATCCAACCTGTGTGAAAGTTGATTCTGATTCATAA